A region of Antedon mediterranea chromosome 8, ecAntMedi1.1, whole genome shotgun sequence DNA encodes the following proteins:
- the LOC140057539 gene encoding ribonuclease P protein subunit p29-like: MDEKQLVSGLYRGLSQNIVVDEDTDIKEAGNSQKFINSFITRNVPASRQTTIEGLTEGKGKCFLSLEKVKLNRTNRKRVAKGKQKRLTSKEKKALKLFEISKEHQKYEMYIPLHQLWLEYIKEYMLTHLPKQDMKQFQAKLLKADLHGCIMTVTKSKCPTYIGQSGILLQETRNVFKIITKEDKLKTIPKANSIFTYEFCGHVVDIYGNQFKHRSSQRSARRFKTKPTVDL, from the exons ATGGATGAAAAACAATTGGTTTCTGGTCTATACAGAGGGTTATCACAGAACATCGTCGTGGATGAGGATACAGATATCAAG GAAGCCGGAAATTCTCAAAAGTTCATAAATAGTTTTATTACACGGAATGTGCCAGCAAGTCGTCAAACGACCATAGAAGGGTTGACGGAAGGCaaaggaaaatgttttttaagctTGGAAAAAGTGAAGTTGAACCGTACGAACCGGAAGCGAGTCGCCAAAGGAAAGCAGAAAAGATTAacatcaaaagaaaaaaaagcatTGAAACTGTTTGAGATTTCAAAAGAACATCAAAA atatgaAATGTATATACCACTGCATCAGCTATGGCTTGAATACATTAAAGAATACATGTTAACACACCTACCTAAACA AGACATGAAGCAATTTCAAGCAAAACTTCTAAAAGCAGATCTTCATGGATGCATCATGACAG TAACCAAATCTAAATGTCCAACATACATCGGACAGTCTGGTATCTTACTACAAGAAACAAGAAACGTCTTCAAGATAATCACCAAAGAAGACAAACTCAAAA cgaTTCCAAAAGCAAACTCTATATTCACATATGAATTCTGTGGTCATGTGGTGGACATTTATGGAAATCAGTTCAAACACAGGTCAAGTCAAAGGTCAGCGAGACGGTTTAAGACCAAACCAACAGTAGATTTGTAA
- the LOC140057147 gene encoding uncharacterized protein: MKPLQCTHHNRALTTTLGVFKWRLLKKTPKMHCSTLFILITMVTCLLAEEVNDNNIRHLHHKLCKQFWKKMLKNFDGNSEDVFLEWYISSKKQTSTFPTISFNNDKNFEYPKMVQDTDGAPVIDRANEKGRQTVSLPKPNHSSLIQSLLNNAGYETTSVKNSENVEVTSVKHLEDYVSEIRKENLHIKDALNRRHHGKTHHKKEHIRHKGHSNTQTSSSEHLQ; the protein is encoded by the exons ATGAAACCATTGCAGTGTACACATCACAACAGAGCTCTTACAACAACACTTGGTGTATTTAAGTGGAG aCTATTAAAGAAAACTCCCAAGATGCATTGTTCTACTTTGTTTATTCTCATCACCATGGTTACTTGTCTGCTAGCAGAGGAAGTTAACGACAACAACATCAGACATCTACATCATAAATTATGCAAGCAGTTCTGGAAAAAAATGCTGAAAAACTTTGACGGAAACTCTGAAGATGTTTTCCTTGAATGGTACATTTcttcaaaaaaacaaacaagcaCATTCCCGACGATATCATTCAACAACGATAAAAACTTTGAATATCCGAAAATGGTACAAGACACGGACGGAGCACCGGTTATTGATCGAGCCAACGAGAAAGGTCGCCAGACTGTATCATTACCGAAACCAAACCATTCTTCTTTAATTCAATCACTTCTCAACAATGCTGGTTATGAGACAACATCAGTAAAAAATTCGGAAAATGTCGAAGTAACGTCAGTAAAACATTTAGAAGATTATGTGAGTGaaataagaaaagaaaatcTACACATTAAAGATGCTTTAAATCGGCGCCACCATGGAAAGACGCATCACAAAAAAGAGCACATTCGACACAAGGGTCACAGTAACACACAAACATCTTCTTCGGAACATCTACAATAA